The following proteins are encoded in a genomic region of Cryptomeria japonica chromosome 11, Sugi_1.0, whole genome shotgun sequence:
- the LOC131034506 gene encoding F-box/kelch-repeat protein At5g15710-like, with protein MDTKCMDVIKNEDEGLERSELLLNTMEEKRSYTLGNENSDEESVWSEFPDHIVEEIFSNLQFEFTLPFRIVCKQWNKLLSSNRFLSSLAESDPWILLCSSTHCMAYCFLTQSWKTLSLSFLPSRTTKGLSLGDSRFCSSGAGLLLIELGWPRKYMICNPITRTYRYIAPVISHSATLSAIMYDGESYKIVGVTHERNPGSLQIYHCSKASCQIELELPLERRDFPVSHICCAKGFLMCVSNQGEFVVWNMKDKQVQRFSFSYPNRYIPGGGINTWTEELVVCVSSILFVRAYQSDSVFTSFVIVWELFQEEERSIWNWKEMTRMPPDLCRKFFNARSIKMGIFSEYETFIVGNFLCFRTGYRNTKLFVYSLHGKCWSRIRVPDSVRFRGYNKTFEFQPRPGMKI; from the coding sequence ATGGATACTAAGTGTATGGACGTTATCAAGAATGAAGATGAAGGGTTAGAAAGATCTGAATTACTGCTGAATACGATGGAGGAGAAGAGAAGCTATACCTTAGGCAATGAGAACAGCGATGAAGAATCAGTTTGGTCTGAATTCCCTGACCATATAGTGGAGGAGATATTTTCGAACCTACAGTTCGAATTCACTCTTCCATTTCGTATTGTTTGTAAACAATGGAACAAGCTCTTATCTTCTAACAGATTTCTATCTTCATTGGCAGAGAGCGATCCATGGATTCTTCTATGCAGCTCAACGCATTGCATGGCATACTGTTTTCTCACGCAGTCTTGGAAGACTCTTTCCCTTAGTTTCTTGCCAAGCCGAACAACAAAAGGTCTCTCATTAGGCGATTCAAGATTTTGTAGTTCAGGTGCAGGCCTACTGCTAATCGAATTAGGATGGCCTCGGAAATATATGATCTGTAATCCAATTACAAGGACTTACAGATATATTGCCCCCGTCATATCACACAGTGCAACTTTATCGGCAATAATGTACGACGGGGAGTCCTATAAAATTGTGGGCGTGACACATGAAAGAAACCCAGGTTCCCTGCAAATTTACCATTGTTCGAAAGCGTCATGTCAGATTGAACTTGAGTTGCCACTCGAGCGAAGAGATTTTCCTGTTTCTCATATTTGTTGTGCCAAGGGTTTTCTCATGTGCGTCTCAAACCAGGGGGAATTTGTGGTTTGGAACATGAAAGATAAGCAAGTGCAACGATTTTCCTTTTCGTACCCGAATCGTTATATTCCAGGGGGTGGCATAAACACATGGACCGAAGAGCTGGTTGTATGTGTGTCGTCGATCCTATTTGTAAGAGCATATCAGTCCGACTCCGTTTTTACCTCTTTCGTGATTGTATGGGAATTGTTCCAGGAGGAAGAGAGGTCTATATGGAATTGGAAAGAGATGACAAGAATGCCTCCCGATTTGTGTCGTAAATTTTTTAATGCGCGTTCAATTAAAATGGGAATATTTTCAGAGTATGAGACTTTCATTGTTGGAAATTTTCTCTGTTTCAGAACTGGGTATAGAAATACCAAGCTATTTGTCTACAGCTTACATGGGAAGTGCTGGAGTCGGATCAGAGTTCCTGATTCTGTCAGATTTAGAGGATATAACAAAACTTTTGAGTTTCAACCTAGGCCAGGCATGAAGATATAG